A window of Argopecten irradians isolate NY chromosome 14, Ai_NY, whole genome shotgun sequence contains these coding sequences:
- the LOC138307485 gene encoding uncharacterized protein has protein sequence MKEFDETTEGRLDVDAGSDWTKTMKDDIIFKSDMSHRRFEDDLGEFTLTPVILREKIYDHNSIHDSELYDRFSGSGYGLSTSSSRSFLGRPRKDRRTQGRVGLILVLLLGALLIAFGVGLLVHYWLMMQEENARPAVEAYSAKLSVPVLNQTYTRKFQDASSPEFKAIALPFCRELDKYFKSSGLSPDYHGCQVRSIRPEDRPKTCQCAGKVSVSDSALTLDIDLSMTDPTHRARILDVLRSNAVKVDVSGLRLAFINNFLVEISKFDGDECLSDPCYNGGTCIDRVQSFSCICGDGWTGPTCQLDKNECEDVPCANGGRCNNTLGSYTCSCRAGWSGLDCKTDVDECVILQPCAHGTCINRQGSFQCVCPTTWKGDLCDKDVDECKLDPCRNNGTCTNLDGTFECTCPNGWAGNVCNEDIDECYFTPCQHGGTCHNIAGTYACRCSPGWYGLNCENNWNECSLYPCVNNGTCVDTVGSFQCRCESGWAGQTCADNIDECQRSPCMNGATCVDTPGSYTCQCPPDYTGPDCGNDFVVAFQYTSLVLNRTFTDPLLDTDSLDFQKLAKPFIFQATVSLLENPGLFPRFKEVTVSSFRDKPFSIDWDIHFYGNVSYPVRQEALNAIMTGSPPVIYKNTISTRIGDLLVFLDNYTATEIRLDLRVLNMTTDVSDPSSIEFKWYAQEVCEDITNILKKNLTAYPEFRKCELVRIINDSATMDVKLTFEGEFPVEELRREIKEFIVGSSQLVEYQYSIVYSLGPLLIHYKDVTSQIYMTFQVMNLTWSSDLLDVTSQTFKHHADLFGFDMTRLLVSPSGSYPFKQVESLFFLNNPVSITSVLTFKGNHSEAELLANTSDVIFQNTPQYSYNGKIVNLIGDLLVFFSTWDNILHDAWLSNMTLSVHDFMYDPDLADTTSQKFKELQSVLCNDIDAFMKASEFGDRYYRCFVTDIGNTNPATLNFKMVFNGTDGIPDNSLRTTLNNSAQHVTIAGLDTLYIGSNVFTFGDVERVAVNISDFTTTTLPTTTMLSVDILLNVSFTVLNLNYSSELADPTSPAFLNIQKPFCDFFDKLCQDRYPDQRYDGCKINYFTHNPDMVNFDLSFNGVPDPELRNNTLMALVENAPRRDVSTQIAIMLGPLAIYEKTLITGG, from the exons ATGAAGGAATTTGACGAGACAACTGAAGGTAGACTAGATGTGGATGCTGGGTCAGACTGGACAAAAACTATGAAAGATGACATCATATTCAAGTCTGATATG TCCCATCGTCGATTTGAGGATGACCTTGGAGAATTTACTCTAACTCCTGTCATTCTGAGGGAGAAAATATACGACCATAACAGCATCCATGATTCGGAACTTTACGACCGTTTTTCCGGTTCCGGATACGGACTCTCCACGAGTAGTTCCCGGTCCTTTCTCGGACGGCCCCGGAAAGACAGAAGAACTCAGGGCCGAGTCGGACTCATCCTGGTCCTGTTACTTGGCGCTCTGCTCATTGCATTCGGCGTGGGTCTTCTTGTCCACTACTGGCTCATGATGCAAG AAGAGAATGCGAGACCAG CAGTAGAAGCGTACTCAGCCAAACTTTCAGTCCCAGTACTCAACCAGACTTACACGCGCAAGTTCCAGGACGCTTCCTCCCCGGAGTTCAAGGCGATCGCTCTCCCTTTCTGTAGAGAG CTGGATAAATACTTTAAAAGCAGTGGTTTGTCACCTGATTATCATGGCTGTCAAGTGCGGTCTATTAG ACCTGAAGATCGTCCGAAGACGTGTCAATGTGCAGGCAAAGTAAG TGTGAGTGATTCGGCCTTGACCCTAGACATTGAcctttctatgactgaccccacACACAGAGCCCGGATACTGGACGTCCTCAGGTCTAATGCTGTCAAGGTCGACGTTTCTGGACTACGATTGGCCTTTATAAATAACTTCCTTGTGGAAATATCCAAATTTG ATGGTGATGAATGTCTGTCCGATCCCTGTTATAATGGCGGCACGTGTATCGATAGAGTCCAATCGTTTAGCTGTATCTGTGGTGACGGCTGGACAGGGCCAACGTGTCAATTAG ATAAGAATGAGTGCGAGGATGTACCCTGCGCTAACGGTGGGAGGTGTAACAATACTCTGGGATCATACACCTGTAGCTGTAGGGCAGGCTGGTCAGGGCTGGACTGTAAGACAG ATGTGGATGAGTGTGTGATCCTCCAGCCCTGTGCCCACGGGACCTGTATAAATAGACAGGGCTCCTTCCAATGTGTCTGCCCTACTACGTGGAAGGGTGACCTTTGTGATAAAG ATGTGGACGAATGTAAACTTGATCCATGTCGGAACAATGGAACATGTACCAATCTTGACGGTACTTTCGAGTGTACCTGTCCCAACGGCTGGGCCGGAAATGTATGTAATGAAG ATATTGACGAATGCTACTTTACTCCCTGTCAACATGGAGGTACATGTCATAACATTGCCGGTACCTATGCCTGCCGCTGTAGTCCGGGGTGGTATGGACTCAACTGTGAGAACA ACTGGAACGAGTGTTCGCTGTACCCTTGTGTTAACAATGGGACGTGTGTTGATACTGTGGGTTCCTTTCAGTGTCGGTGTGAGAGTGGCTGGGCAGGACAGACATGTGCAGaca ATATTGACGAGTGCCAGAGGAGTCCCTGTATGAACGGAGCGACATGTGTGGATACCCCGGGGTCGTATACCTGTCAATGCCCGCCGGATTACACCGGGCCGGACTGTGGTAACG ATTTCGTAGTTGCCTTCCAATACACGTCATTAGTTCTCAATAGAACCTTCACAGATCCCCTCCTTGACACAGACTCCCTGGACTTTCAGAAACTCGCCAAACCTTTCATTTTCCAG GCGACAGTGTCTCTCCTGGAGAATCCTGGACTTTTCCCCAGATTTAAGGAAGTAACTGTATCATCATTTAG AGATAAACCATTTTCAATCGACTGGGATATACATTTCTACGGAAATGTGTCCTATCCTGTCCGACAGGAGGCGCTGAACGCCATTATGACCGGAAGTCCACCAGTGATATACAAGAACACTATAAGTACCCGGATCGGTGACCTGTTAGTGTTCCTCGATAATTACACTGCTACAGAAATCAGACTTGATCTGCGGGTGTTAAACATGACCACAGATGTATCTGACCCCTCCTCTATCGAGTTTAAGTGGTATGCCCAGGAAGTCTGTGAGGAC ATAACGAATATACTGAAGAAGAATTTAACTGCATATCCCGAATTCAGAAAATGTGAACTAGTTCGAATCAT AAACGACTCAGCTACAATGGACGTAAAGCTCACTTTCGAAGGCGAGTTTCCAGTAGAGGAGCTCCGAAGGGAGATTAAAGAGTTTATAGTGGGATCCTCACAGCTCGTGGAATACCAGTATTCTATTGTGTATTCTCTCGGGCCTCTTCTTATCCATTACAAGgacgtgacgtcacaaatatACATGACCTTCCAGGTTATGAATCTAACCTGGTCCTCCGACCTTCTGGATGTGACGTCACAGACGTTTAAGCATCATGCTGATCTATTTGGATTCGAT ATGACGAGACTACTTGTGTCACCCTCAGGATCTTATCCCTTCAAACAAGTAGAAAGTCTATTCTTCCT cAATAACCCAGTTAGTATAACCAGCGTGTTGACATTCAAAGGAAACCATTCCGAGGCAGAACTATTGGCCAATACTTCGGACGTGATATTCCAGAACACTCCCCAGTATTCCTACAACGGCAAGATAGTGAATTTGATTGGAGATTTACTCGTTTTCTTTTCAACGTGGGACAACATTCTTCATG ACGCTTGGCTATCGAATATGACATTGTCTGTCCACGACTTTATGTATGATCCAGACCTTGCTGATACCACGTCTCAAAAATTTAAGGAGTTGCAGAGTGTGCTTTGTAACGAT ATTGACGCGTTTATGAAAGCCAGCGAGTTCGGAGATCGATACTACCGATGTTTTGTCACAGATATTGG GAATACAAACCCGGCAACCTTGAACTTTAAGATGGTCTTTAATGGTACTGATGGTATCCCTGACAACTCCCTAAGGACTACCCTAAACAATAGTGCCCAGCATGTCACTATAGCAGGACTGGACACCCTGTATATCGGCAGTAACGTTTTCACATTCGGGGATGTAGAGAGGGTGGCTGTTAACATATCCGATTTCACCACCACCACACTCCCTACCACTACCATGTTATCTG TGGACATCTTGTTGAATGTCTCCTTCACTGTGTTGAACTTGAACTACAGCAGCGAGCTGGCTGATCCCACATCACCTGCCTTCCTCAACATACAGAAACCTTTCTGTGACTTT TTCGACAAGTTATGTCAAGACAGATACCCCGATCAAAGATATGATGGTTGTAAGATCAATTATTTTAC ACACAACCCCGATatggtgaactttgacctgtCCTTTAATGGAGTACCTGACCCCGAGTTACGGAACAACACGTTGATGGCCTTGGTTGAGAACGCGCCCAGACGGGATGTGAGTACCCAGATAGCCATCATGCTTGGTCCTTTAGCTATCTACGAGAAGACACTGATCACCGGAGGCTGA